DNA sequence from the Larus michahellis chromosome Z, bLarMic1.1, whole genome shotgun sequence genome:
AGGTCCTCTAAAGCCTTTACTGTGTTCCTCATGGAAGAGATATCTCATAGGTTAGAATTTCTAGTTTATCTGCTGTTGAGGACTTGCGAATTTGATACCaccttctctctctgtcctttttgCTGTGCAAGGTTTCGGGTGGTTGCCCGCAGCTTGTCTGCCTTCCTCTTGGTGCAGATTCCTGCAGAGAACCAGGTCCGCCTGAAAGCAGGGTCAGAGCCGAAGCTGTCGCAGAAGGCCCAGCAGGTAGTGTGTGCCAGTTGCTGGCTTCGTGATGCGCCCTCTTTGCGTGCTTGCTCAGCTTGTGGGGTGAAGCTTGTAAGAGTCACTGCAGGCATTTCTTCAAGCTAAATCCTGCTCTCAGCTTCTTGATTTTATTTGGCGCTGTGTCCTCTGTCTGTTTCTTGCTACTGCTTGACATCTGGCTCTaaattctgaatttcagaaataGCTTGTTGCTCTCATTTGCCTTCTCGGGGAAGGGAGTATATCACAAACTTGTCTGCTATTTTGCATCAAAAAAGCGTCTTGGGATTTGCCAGAGACAAGGCCAGGTGATGATGTGATTTTGCTGAGCTCTGGTAGCAGGACTGTGCGTCTGAGCCCTAACCTAAAGTGATCCTAGGTAAAACTTGTCTATACAGCGTTCTGTATTAATATGAAGGCATCTGTTTCTAATCTTAAACACTGAAAAGATGAACTTATGCCTGTCAACTCTGAATTCAGAAAGTTTGGAACATAGCAGGTAGAAAGAGcttaaaacaaacaggaagaaacaGTTCTGCTGTGAGTGCGCTGCTTTTCAGTGATAAAGCAGGGCTACATTCATACTAACATTTGTTTATGCAAGATCAGGGCTTAAAAGCCCTATAACTATAAACATTCCTTCTTTAGCATGTGCACtgaccattattattatttcagtaagcgcatgagaagaggaaggaggagttGATTAGAAACCAAAGCAAAGTAACTTACTCGGTACAACCTGTTTCTCTTCTCTAAGAAGTAAATGAAACTTTATCAGACATAATTGCAGCATTTGCCCTGGCTGGTACTACCAGCATAGACTCTCTCACGTATATTTTCTGGCTTGATGTTGTCTCTGTAATATTACTAATGGgaacaaaataatacttttatgaAAGTCAAGATGTTCATAGGATCAACCTCAAAATAATAGTTAAGTGTGTTACAGTTTGTCATTCGGTGTAATTTCCTTGAAGCCACATCTTGAgtctatgaagtaaatatttgaCAATATTTGGGTTACAGACTCCTAGTGAGCCTTGATAGAACAGTTCTGTTGATCTCGGGGAGAGAACAGCTTGAAAAATATGAGTTGACGTGAAACACTGTTATGTGATTgtattttacaaatgttttgtTCTGAATACTGCAGATTCTCTGGTAGATAAGGATCTTCTATTGGAATTGTGCATGTGGTGGCTCATGAACTGGTTTGTTATGGACAGAGGCACGCGCAGCTAACAGAATTTTCCCTTATATCTATAGGCACTGAATGCTCTTGAATCTATGGCATCAAACAAACAATATATGGATTATCAAGAGCAGCTCTCCCAGGCTTCTCAGTTCATCAAGCATCCAGAACATTGTCTTCGAGATGGCAATAATCTCTTGGCTCTCCTTATTAACACTCTGTACCCAGAAGTGCATTATTTGGACAGCATACGGTAGCAGCTCTGAGCTTTCAGAATCATGCAAGGTTGATTGCTGTGGTTTACACTTAATGTTGTTATTGCACAAGTAATTTTTACCTTTCAGAGTTCCACTTTAAGTCAGAAATGTGAATGGGGATCGCACACTGGCAAGTTTTCGCctctttgaggtgtttttttttttcttttcttttgatttgtagGCCTCTGGAATTGCTTATTTTTTGTTGACTGAAAGCACTTGAATATCTTCCTGTGTATGGTGCACATCTGAGAGGGGGATACCTGAGAACAGATGTACAAATCATTAGACAGCAAAGCTTACACTGTAGCATGTTAAGTTTTTGCTTtgtgccttttttgttttccaacGTGTCATTGCTCAGGCCAGTTCAGAGTGAGTAGGGGATTGTgtataaaagagcttttgactTTCTTAACTGTGATGTCTCTGAATCTTGTGTGAGTGCGTGTCTGGAGACTTGTGAAATCCTTGTACTTGGAAAGATACTATTaaaaattttgactttttttttttctgtctcacagaACACTGTAGTTGAAAGGCATGCCTACAATCTTTTCCCGCTTCtgtaaatgcaaagtaaaaattGAACTAAGGAACTTTGTTATTTCCTATTTTCTAAATATTAATGACTCTGCATCTGTATTGCTTGATTAAATGCAAGTAACTTCTAGCCAAGTTCTTTTTAGGTCAGGCGATTTAAATCCAGAAATGGATTTTCTGGATGCCCAGTGTCTGGGAGGGGAGCAGTCAGTTATGTTCATGTTAGAAAGGATTCCTTAATTCTGAAAGTCCTGGTTGTTTAGGAAATACTGACTTAACAAATAGACACCCAACATTTAAGTTTATTCTTTTCTGCCTAGCTAGGCATGACGTTGACAGTATTTTAGATGACACTgtgaaaaggtatttttcttgtaTTAAATTTGGTGATCGCTTGTTAAAATTCTGTTGCCAAAACATGAACCATGAGCCTGTAAATCTGTTATTTCAACTGAATGATCACTGGTTTTGTTGCCTTGTCTGATTATAAGATGCACTTTTGttcagggaaagcagaaagtGAGTTTCCCCAGTTGCTTGTCTGATGTCCCTTTTATCACTGAGCTGTCTGAGGTGGCCCAAGGTCCTGCAGTCCCAATCTGTGCACCTCTGTGAAGGAACAGTGATCGCTTCTTCTCATCCTCCATTAATTGTGCCTTTATGTTTAGAACGTGATTACATGTTAAAACATCAGTTCTGGTCACTAGGGGAAGGAAATGTGCTACCTACTGTCTGGTCAATAATGCTTTGAAGTGGTTCTGGTGCTGGAGAAcaaatcacctttttttcttctcaacagATTCTGCTAACTATGCCAGCTGGCTCATTAGATCACCTTCATCTTAACATGGTCTTAGAGTTCTTTGCTCTATCTGTGAGcctataaatacatatacatatatatatgtacacatatggACATCCCTCTGTATATTAACCAGATATTGATGCAGCATATTTTTTAACAGACTGTTTTGGAAAATTCACACCTGGAAGAATAcatcctgctgcctctcctccccccgcccccccccttcccccgcaaAGACTTAAAAGCACTGTTTTTAGTAGATTCAGTGTTGTTGAGCAGTTGCATAAAAATGTGAAGAAGCCAGAAATATGTGTGTTTGATGTGCACCTTTAAAATGAGATATCGTTTCAGCTGTTGAGTTCTTACAATTGTATTTATAACATACTATGTCTGCAAGGACCacgcaaaataaaaatgaaaaatcaagtaATTTGTCACAAACACCATCGTATTTTCAACTTGCTGGAAGTGTCCACATCAGGTAGTACATGACTGTTCTTGGAGATGAAAGTATGATGAGGGAATGCCATGCAGTTGCTCAGTTGATGCAGGTCTAGAGACTCTTCTCCTTTGCATCGTGAGTTTAACATACATGTGATACAACAGCCTGTTTTTTGTGCCCAGAGCCCAGGAGAAAGTTGATCTATATGTAATAGCAGAAATAATGCTTCTCTGTCCTGGCAAAATCCCCCAAACCTCTGTGGTAATGTGACCGTAGGGTGATGTACTGGTTCTGTTCTTTCATCAGTCGCAACTGAGTCAGACTGTGGAATTTGATATTTCTCCAAAATGATGGGAAAACTGGTGGTGCGGAGGGAAGTAGGGGAAAATTTTGCCTCCAGTGCTGGTGGTATGTCGTTTCTCCCGAGAGCTTTCCTGGTGGGCAGGGCTGGACCAGGCTGGGGTCAGTGCTATCACCATTGACACCATCCTGTCGATTTGTCTTGACCATTGAAACAGCTTATTTAACAACTTACTGCTTAAAATGTAATAGAAATGATGCtgttgactttttttcccttttcttggtCTAATtgtgatgaaaattatttttttttatcatggttaaagtattttctgaataATGCCATGGTAGGCCCTAAGAAGTAGGGAGGATTGAccatgagctgctgcttttgctgtatGTGTCACCCACAAACCAATCTTCTGGCTTCTTGGAGGGCATCGTAGGGGTAGAAGTCTGAACCTGTGCTTTCCTCAAATGCAGGGGAGCAGTTTTATGAACTAAGAGGTCCTCTGGCAGTTCTCTGTCACAAATGTGAAATCCAGAGCTTGGGCTCTTACTCTCTAAATGCTGACCAACAGATGGGCTTTTGTTTCTTCTAGTTTTTATGGAAAGACTTTCATGGTCCCAGCATCTTCCACCCTCCCTCCTACCCTAAACTGCAATGATCTTGTTCACATAAATATGACCAGGCAATCtcagaaggaaaactgagatTTGTGTTGTTTTCAGCATTGTAGATTGCAGTAGCAAGAGATGAAATTGGAATGTCAGCTACTTAATAAGAAGTGTGCGTTTTGGACAATTAGTGTGGTTTAGttggagaattttttctttctttttttttccttgttattctGGCAACACCATATAAAGTTGCACTTTACTTTCCCAGTGCAGATGTTATGAAGAAgtgaactttaaaataataattcccAGGCTGGGGATGAGCTTGCAAGCAGAACCACAGGCTTGATGGTAATTCAGTAGCAGCTCGGGCTCCCGGCCAGTGGTGGTTGCTACCAGAAGCAGGATCATTAGGAGAAGAGTTTTGAAGCAGCTCCACTGGAATGATTGCACAGAGCATTGAATTCAGTGATACAAGCCTGAAAGTAGGTTGTTGTCactcctttttccattttttctcctcctcctcctctatgCCAACTCGTTGCTCTTGACAGCCCTCTCGTGGACCTTTGCCTGACCAAGACTCCGAGTTGACTTGCATCATCCGGTGCCATCAGCTGGGTCTGTTCCCTTGTTATTGGAGCATGTTCACAGTCGGGTTATAGACATGTCTGTGGGTGGCCAGTGACTTTGTAATGCTGACTTCATCTCAGAAGAATTTAAGAGATGAAGTCAAGCCTTAAAAGAACTTTTGTGTAACACAGAGATGAAgactttttagaaataattttccttttttttttaagaaaacccaGTTTagtttattgaaatattttcacagcATATTTATCACAAAGCTCTGAGAATCTGCTTGTCTGTGCATGTGAGCACTAGGAGCTGCAATAGAGTTACAATACAGACCACCCTTTGCACGTCTGTCTTTCAGCTCTACCAGCTTTCAGAAAACCTCTTTTTCGCTTGGACTCctcttaaaaattaagattttctttaAGGTCTTAAATAAACTCTTCTGGAAGTTAAggaataatgatgatgatgatagtgatgatgatgataataataatggtaaatcCCAGCAGAAATTccagtagcattttttttttttacagctggtATTTGAAACATGAAAATACTTCACTTGCTGGCTCTAGGAAGCTGTATGTGGTTTGACAAGTGGAGCGGTGGAAACTGCTTTTTGAAGTAACGTTTGAAAAATGCCAAAGCAAAAAGATGTGAGAAAATGGTAGTTATCTGCTTGCTAAAGACTGTCTGATACAGGCTAGAAACACACAGGTTGGTTAGAACTGATGTCTTACGTAGATCCTCTTCTGCTCTTCGAGGTCCAtccctctttgttttctttttttcgttcttctgtcttccttttaaaGGCTTCTCCTTCTTGTAAGCAGCATCAGAGATGGAAAACATGCACCTGCAAGGTCTGTTTGACCTTCTGCACATCAGTCAACGTCAGTCTTACGTTCGCTGTGAAAGGCACGCTTGTACGGAGCAGGCAGGAATTCGAACGGTGCAAGCGGGTGCGGATGAGATCGCCCAGGTCCTCAGCTGCGTCTCGACGCTGTTCTTTCTGTCGGCAAAGTCTGGCTGCCGCCAAGTCTGCGGTCAAAGTTCTCATAGGTGGAGTCTTGCAGCTGTGGCCTGGCAGGGGAAGAAGTGAATATGGTGAAGACACATTTCTGGCTGCTGTAGACTTCCCAGGTGGCTTCAGCTAATAGCTAAGGAGTGTAGGAGTAAGTGTCTGCAATACTGTTTGATATGGATCCTGCCCTCTGTAGCAGGTAGATGCAACTCAGATGCTTAAATACTAATGTTTTACATCTTAAAGCATCCAGAATGATCTCTTGCACCATTAGCATTAACTTCTACTACTGTCCTGCTCCTCAAAGCCTCAGGAGATTGAGCAAACCTCTCCTGCGAAGGATTGTCTTATGTAGAGTGTGGAGGATCTTGGGTTTTAAGCTTCATCTATCTATGCATGTATCTGTGCAAATACAATCAAGGGTGCAGTATCGTTTGGACACTTAAATCAGCTAAACTATGCTTTTGCAAGTAATTATTACAAATTTAACTGTAGGATTAAATTCCCTGTTGCTTGTCTGTGTCCTAATGCTGTACGCTTCACTGTCGTGCTGAAATGGCCATCTTTCTTGGGTAGGTGGGGtaaggtggtggggtttttttccccatcccttcctAGCTTGGCCACCGCAGCTGTCAGGGGTGTCTAAGAACAGTCTTGTGCTGGATAATGGTAAACGCCGTGGGTGCTGTGGGAGCATGGTATGGATGCTAGACAGAGGATTGGGCCCTGCCACACCTGAGCTGGCTCTGAGGTGGGCTGTTTGGCATCTCTGTATGTTCTAGACTCAGCAGAGCTCATCAGCTTTAATCTGAGCCCTTTTTCTGCTCCATTAGAGACTGGGGCGCAGAGAGGGGGGAAGGTTTCTGTTGCACAGTTTCGCTCTCTCGTTCATCATTCATCAGCCTACTGCAGATGCCATCCCAGCCTGTTCCCCTCATCTGTCCCTTGAGTGAGGGGTTCTTTTGATAGCTTAATATGGCCTCCTACCACACTCTGGGCCTATGGCCCACCTAAACTTCTGCTAGCCCCTTACTGCTACAGCATCCATGTGCCACGGTCTCTCTAACCTGCTGCCCTAAACCCATGTCCTCGCATCAGTGGGGTCTCTTCTCAGCCCTACCAAAGCCAGAGCCTCCTCCCAGCAGTGCCCAAGCCTTGGTCCCTCACACCAGCTCGCCTGGCGATCAGCCCAACCCTGTCCTTGTTCCAGGAGCCTGCTCTCAGGCCAGAAGGTTGTTGCCAAGACCAAGGACATGTTGCGTTTCTCTCCTTAGCCATCTCCACCCTCCTGCTGCATAACATGAGTAGAAGGCAGGACGTCCTTAccgggccaggctggatggggcagaggagggacctGTGAAGTGGGAAGGAGGACATGGGTTAGCAATGTGGTTGCAGTGAGCTGCAGAGCCAGGACTGACCTAGAGCTGTCAGGAGGCTGCACTGGAGGGTGGTGGTGAGACCCCAGTGAATGTGGAGAAGACCTTTTGTCACACATGTCGTCCTCTTCAAGATGGTGGGAATTGGGCACTGGATTATAAGGAGCAAAGCGTTTCTGATTTGTCTTACAATTTCTACAGTTCGAGGCAAGCGGTGGCTTTTGCAAGATGTTGACATCAGACTGTCTACAGATGAGTCACGGTGATGTGACATCTCGTCCAGCCTGAGAGGCAGAGCCTGGagtccctcctctcccttcctccctgtgccaTTGCACAGCAGGGTGGTGGGCTGGGGGCCAGTGGCCTCCAGGCTTCTTGGGGAGGTCTCATCCCTTAGTCCATGAGCTGATTCTCATCTCCTATGAGCTGGGatttccctgctctcctgggcTTGCTGTGTCTGGGAGGTGGGATTTCACCAACGGTGGGGAAGTACTTGGGTAGCGAGGcccaggggacagagaggggtGGTCTGTAAAATGAGGATGCCCACCACAGGAGATTAAACTGTTGCGTGGGGTGCAGCAAAGATAAATCCTACCCACAGGCTACAGGGGAAGAGGTGGTAATTAgtctgtttcaagaaaaaaaataattagaaatctGGTTGTGCAGGCAACAGTTTCTCTGCTAGTTGCCCATCTGTTAGTTTATTAACCTTTCTCCTCGGCACAGGGAAACTCCTGTTCCCTCTGTCATTTCAAAGGTCCCTTCCTGAAGGAGACCTCCTGTCTGCAGGCTGCGAGCAGCGAGCCAGGAGGTTCCTCTGACTTGTTCTTAAATTTTTCCATTAGAAATGTCCTTCTCCCAGGGTGGAAAATCATATAAtcatttaagaagaaaacaaaacacaaccaaatcCTCCTGCCTGACTTTATCTGCCTCATTCAGTCGCTGGTTACCGGTCTGGTGGCGGAAGACTACCGAGGGAAACAGCGATACGTACCCCGTCTTGAGAAAACGGTGAAGCCCAGTATCACCAGCAAAATGAGCACTTTAATTCCCAGCGGCACAAAGATCAGGATCAGGAAGAAGGAGCTGTTGGATGCTTTGAATTTATAGAAGTACAcagccccctctgctctcccGTGGCTGTTGACAGCAGTACAGGTGTATTTTCCATCGTGGGTCAGGTACCGGAGCTCCTTGGTGATGCGGTGATTCATGCTGGTGATGGAGGTCAGGTTGCTGTAGGGTGGTCCAGTCCAGGTCAGAGCAGGCACTGGCTCCCCCTCGGCGGTGCAGCGTGCCTGGAAGGTGCGATCCCCGTTGGAGCTGACGGTGATGTTGATGATCCTGGGGGCAGCTGCAGAAACCACCACAGGGGAGGTAAAGTGCATCAGGTTTCAAAGGCAGGTCTAATGCAAAACCCCTGGAATGAGCTCTTGGTCTTGGACCCTCAGTGTGTTATATCACGTTGGGATCAAACCTCCCTTGTTTTTCTCAGCACTGTCTTTCCCTAGATTTCCCCACCCTGCCTGTATTGGATAGAGGGACAAAGGGATTTGCCCAGCAAAGCCTGCATGCAAGAATGTGTACTCTATTTGTGTTTTATCCCTGTAAAGCCTTATACAGTTTTTTGAGTTGCTGTGACCTTCTGTGGTGGCAGAAGGCAGAGGCCCGGTACTGTAGTAGGGCAATAATCCATGAAGATGTGTTGCTTTCTGCAGTTGCACCGTGAATCACAGCCCGGTTCTATCTGTGATACAGGTATAACTGCAGTTGGTGACCTTTTTGGACTGTCTGCATCTGCAGGTGGTCCAGGACAAGGCAACCATGGTGCTCTCCTGTAAGTGTCTCATGGCTGTTCCCTTGGTCTCTGACCTCCAGAGCACACATAGAGGGATCTGTTTGTGCAAGTCCATTGCTTGGTGCCTGAAACTTGCCAGGTTTGGCAAATTATTGAAAgggaacatttccattttttgatACAACctatttttgatgttttcctcCAACCCCGTAGTGACCATCCAACAGCTCTTGTAGGTTCCTGGTTGCTTTGGGGTATCACAGCGATCCCAAGATAAGGCCACTAATTTTGTATCCTATGTTTGTAGCACATGCGATTGTGTGACCGAATGAACAGTGGTAAAGATCGTTTGGGGGATGCAAAATGTTAAGAGAGATGCTGTTGAACATGTCATCTTTGGTCTAGTCTGCTAAGGAACCGTAGCTGATATGACCAAGCTTGTCTTACCCTTTGATCCTTTCCTGTTGgacctgttggcccatttcttgCATTTGGTTCCTAAAAGCATTGTGAAAACTTGAAGGGAGCTAAATGAATGTCTTCACGGAGGAAAAGCAGGAGTTCAATATTTACCTCACCTTTTTGTCAGGCTGGACAGCAAATGCATAGCTTGCAACCGCCTACAGCACGTCTTGCCCCTTGGCTGTGTAATGCAGGAGGGGTCTGAGGCTGGAGGACTGATCTGTGAGAAAGCTGGCTGTGTTATTTGTCACATGGCTGTGTGTTTTGGTGTTTAAATTAGCCTTTTAAGCATTATTTAACTCTTCCCATTCATACTGCTGGGGCCCACTCCCAAAGTGGGGTGCAGCCTGGGTGCCTTTTCTGCTTACGTTATCATTCCTCTGATGTTAAAATCCAGGCAGCCCGTGAGAGACAGATTTTGCTGCCATCCTGCCCTGGTCATGCTCTGTGTGTGGGTGTTTAGGAGCTGCCCCAAGTGAGGGAGAGACTTGACTACGCAGAACTTCCCAAGAAGTAACTGAGCTCATCCTCAGGTCCCATCCGGATGCCGGCGGTGCACAGCAGGCATAAGGCAGTATCACTTCACCAGCAAAATCGTCCAACACGCAGCACTTCTACACTCCTGAGCAAGGTCTGAATCTGTTCCCAAAGCCACTTGGGTCTCCTCGTGCTCCCTCGATCTGTGAGCACACCCGGGGAGGTGGGATTAGCACTTTCCTGAATGAGGTCTCCTTATAACTGAATGCTGGGTGTGAACAAAGCACGTCGCAGCCCGGGGGTGCATTTGGCACAGGCAGTGTGGGAACCCTGGGCATGGaggggcacagccagggctgtgtGGTCGGTAATGGAGATTCACCTGTGCTGTGTCTCTGCTGTGATGAGCAGCTCTAAAAGGAGGTGTTTTTCAGCTATATAATTCACCTGATGGAGCAAACCAGTCCCACTGCAGCGGTGGGCTCTTGTGTTGGGTTTCCGTACTATGAACAGCATGTGGGCTTCAGTGGGAGCTGATGGGCAGTGTCTGACTTTGAGACTCAGATTTGGCTGCAGTGTGGTTCgcctttctgcatttctctccttccctgtgTCTATTTAGTCTACAGGCTCCACAGGAAGGAGCAGTGCGCTGCGTATGTCCGTCCAACAGCTATCACAAGGGGTCCCAGGCTCATTTGGGGATCCAAGTGTCACTTCCATGCAATGCCCACCCTCTGGATGGACTTCACACCTTGTGTGACTGTTGTCTAGTGTTGCCTCAAAGACGCTTTGCCTTGTGGCTCTTGCCCATGTGGTTTCTAAGTGATCCTCTGGCTAAAACTGGAGGAACCTGGGACTATGTGCTGTCCAGAGGGACAGGATTGGGTGTGCTTAGCTAAGTGTGACCATGACAGCTGAAGATGCTTTCAGCCAGGTATGGGTAAGAGctcagggctttttttcttgctcaggaTTCAAAACAGTGTTTCAGCCTAAGCTGGAGATAGTAAGAACCTTCAAGAGGACATGGAACTCCCCCTTGTGTCCTCTAATCCTCTAATCTGGGTGTAGTTTTAGGTGTTAATAGACACTGCCAGCTACCGAAGTTGGACATTTGTTAATCAGAGATGGTTTTCAGGCTGTTTGTACTAAACTTTTCCTTCTCCAGAGGAGTTTGGACCTATGGCACATGAATGCTGGGTATCTTGTCTTCCCAGGCCCCTGTGACCATCCAGGCTTGTTTGTCCTTGCATTCGCTAACGCACACTCAGCAGCCAGGGTCTCCAGTTTAAATCCTGATAACAAGGACCTCTTTTACCTCATCCCATGGGCAGCTGACCCCCTGCTTGCttctctgctgcctgcacagaTCCTGTGCTGCAGGGGCAAAGTGggatcatagaattatagaatggtttgggttggaagagacctttaaaggtcttctagttcaagccccctgccatgggcatgaATGCCCAGGACTTGGCTGTCTCTTACCCCAGCAGCCAGAGCCTGGCTATTTCCTTACCGGTTTTGCTCCTGTTCTCTTCCCTGCATTGTACACATCACCTCATACTGAAAGACTGCAGAAGGCAATGAGTATTCCCTGACCAAATGTTATAAATTAACCCCAGAGCCGGAAAAGCCAACCCTTTGGAAGACCATCTTAGGTCAACTTCTGTTACCACCTCACTAGTTTCCACATCTTATGGCTCTCGCTTCAGGGTGGCTTTGCCTCCTTTGGCACTCTCATGCCCTCTTACCAATCAAATGCAGCTTTATCCCATTCCTGCTTTCATACTTGTCGTGGATATCTCCGGACAACTCCACCCGGCAGAAGTATCTCTCGCTGTCACTCCAGGTCAGATTGTCAATCCTGATGGAAAGGTCCTTGTGCCGGGGGTTGCCAAGCAGTTTGTATTTGTTCTTGTAGCTGATGGCAGTCTTACAGAGCTCACTGGCACTCTGACTAATGCACTTGAAAACGATCGTGCCGTTGTAAGGTTCCTTGATCCTCCAAATGGCAGTGAGGGTCCGGTCAAACGTTTTGTAGGGGTGTGTGAAAGTACAGGGCAGGATCGCCATCTTCCCAAGTTCACCCGTAACATCAGATGGGACATGAACAGACCAGCTGTTGGACTGCACACCTAGAAGCAAAAAAGAGATGATCAAGACTGATTTATCTGGAGTGTTTAAGAGGGAAACTGGGCATTCTTCCTGCATCTGCCCTCTTGTTGCTCAGAAAATGGGTGGTCTGTTCCTGTGGTGAGCCCTGCGCTGCTTGGTGTTCTTGCTGAGGACTCGTGGGTGGTTGTGCAGACCAGTTTCGGTGGCTGGATTTGGTACCAGTCTGCAGCAGAGCTATGGGGACTGACTAGCTCATGTTACAAGTGACTTAATGCTTAAGCAGGCCTCCTGTTTGTCCAGAGGACAATAGCAGCTTAAGCTGTGTAACAGTCTTTTGCAGTTAACAGACATTTGTGTGCTTGTAGGAACAAGcctctctttattttttgttttcaaaaataaaatatctaaaaagaaaagttttgcatGTGTTGAGAGATCTGGTGGCTTTAGGCACTGAAGTGCAGTAAGTGCAGCAGCCCCGTCTTTGAGTGCACGGGCACACACGCTCCTGTGTTGCAGTATTTGTTCCATAAATCCTTTGGTGGTGGCATTACCCCTGGGGAAGGTAGCAACAGCTGATGTTTCCAGTGCTCAATGCTGCTATCATCACAAAAGGAGCATCTTACTCCTAAGCTGTGACAGCATCCGAATAAAGACTTGGAGATGCTCATCTTACATGGGCTGGTGAGAAGAGGCAAGTTCCCTGTATTGGAAGGAGGATGCCCTTGACAGTGGGGAGAACATCTCCCCGTTTCACTGCGTGGACTCTAGCTGCTGATATCTTCCCAGACAGGCCTTGTCCTGCTGTCACGGCAGGGGAAATTGAGTTTTCCAGCTGAGATGTCACAaatggttgggatttttttttctcctggccaAATTTAGTCACAGTAAATCCTAGCACAGTCTAGGGGGAGTGAACCTTGTCGCCACCAGACCCAGTCTGATTGTTTCTGTCTGATGATGAAAACAGCCTTCACCTAACTGGGCACTCCGCATCTCTGAAGTCTATAAGGGAGACGCAATGTCTCATCCATTTCTCTTCCCCAGGAACCAACAGCATCAACAAACAGCACCTGTAGGCAGTGCTTTCCATATAGATACGTGTATCTATCTACTATCTTGCTAATTGTACAGCTGTAGCAGCAGATTGTGGCTTCAGGAACATCTGTGGATAGATTCCTGTCTTATAAAACTCACTTGATGGCTTCATTAAATCAGGAGCTTTCCCCTCAATAGCTAAGAATAACTGCAAAAATGTAAAGGCATCCTGTGGGTAATTGCCACCCCTCCCTGGTCTGTCTGGCTTTGCTGTGATCTGTGGGCATTCAGCTGTCAGGTTAATCAAGTAAACTCTAAGATAAG
Encoded proteins:
- the SIGLEC15 gene encoding sialic acid-binding Ig-like lectin 15 — translated: MRELGLFLLCLLRISRKGVQSNSWSVHVPSDVTGELGKMAILPCTFTHPYKTFDRTLTAIWRIKEPYNGTIVFKCISQSASELCKTAISYKNKYKLLGNPRHKDLSIRIDNLTWSDSERYFCRVELSGDIHDKYESRNGIKLHLIAAPRIINITVSSNGDRTFQARCTAEGEPVPALTWTGPPYSNLTSITSMNHRITKELRYLTHDGKYTCTAVNSHGRAEGAVYFYKFKASNSSFFLILIFVPLGIKVLILLVILGFTVFSRRGPSSAPSSLARPQLQDSTYENFDRRLGGSQTLPTERTASRRS